In a single window of the Desulfovibrio mangrovi genome:
- a CDS encoding histidine kinase: protein MHDDDQIEEFMGELYDKFYPQVMDGLERMKEGDVHSGIENLSRPLHTIKGVTGFMGGFEVASGFTHKVESFLKKIQAGDVALDDAVTSAAITSVNMIFQVIEQIRDTGSGPQGEMDEVLARISELSEPKGQSKVVVEEGVRLSVVDGVIVASVVMSRVHLPAQKQMLLDVLQKQGAGVPLVLDFSGVLSVSSSVWDALEPFAEKFPVHVAGMQPFVGGLFHSWGYGAIFTVHPSVEAFFGQDKAGGGDA, encoded by the coding sequence ATGCATGATGACGACCAGATTGAAGAGTTCATGGGGGAACTCTACGACAAGTTTTACCCGCAGGTAATGGATGGACTGGAGCGCATGAAAGAAGGGGATGTGCACTCCGGCATAGAGAATCTTTCACGTCCGTTGCACACCATCAAAGGCGTTACCGGCTTCATGGGGGGATTTGAAGTTGCGTCTGGCTTTACGCACAAGGTGGAAAGCTTCCTCAAAAAGATACAGGCGGGCGATGTGGCGCTGGATGATGCGGTAACCAGCGCGGCCATCACCTCCGTGAACATGATTTTTCAGGTTATCGAGCAGATCCGCGATACCGGCAGCGGACCGCAGGGTGAGATGGACGAAGTGCTCGCCCGGATCAGTGAATTGAGCGAGCCCAAGGGGCAGAGCAAGGTCGTCGTGGAAGAAGGCGTGCGCCTTTCCGTGGTGGATGGCGTGATCGTGGCTTCGGTGGTCATGTCCCGCGTGCACCTGCCTGCACAGAAGCAGATGTTGCTGGATGTATTGCAGAAACAGGGGGCGGGGGTTCCTCTGGTGCTTGATTTTTCCGGCGTTCTTTCCGTCAGTTCATCCGTGTGGGACGCGCTTGAGCCCTTTGCTGAGAAGTTTCCGGTGCATGTGGCGGGCATGCAGCCTTTCGTGGGGGGGCTGTTCCATAGCTGGGGCTATGGTGCCATTTTTACTGTCCACCCGAGTGTCGAGGCCTTTTTCGGACAGGATAAGGCCGGCGGAGGTGACGCATGA
- a CDS encoding response regulator: MRALVVEDEFISRIVLEKMLAPIFEVDVVVNGSEALEAFELAHSQERPYRLILMDIMMPVKNGLEALEIIREREDGRGLPRAKVIMTTALADIKTVVRAFDSGQASAYIVKPIDKEKLFRELKALALIDD; encoded by the coding sequence ATGCGCGCTCTAGTTGTGGAAGATGAGTTCATAAGCAGAATTGTGCTCGAGAAGATGCTGGCTCCCATTTTCGAGGTGGATGTTGTGGTCAACGGCAGTGAGGCGCTTGAAGCCTTTGAACTGGCTCATAGCCAGGAGCGCCCCTACAGACTTATTCTCATGGACATCATGATGCCGGTGAAAAACGGCCTTGAGGCGCTCGAGATCATCCGGGAGCGTGAGGACGGCCGTGGACTGCCGCGGGCAAAGGTCATCATGACTACGGCGCTTGCCGATATCAAGACCGTGGTACGGGCCTTTGATTCGGGGCAGGCCTCTGCCTACATCGTAAAGCCCATAGATAAAGAAAAGCTGTTCAGGGAGTTGAAGGCGTTGGCGCTTATCGACGATTGA
- a CDS encoding HDOD domain-containing protein — translation MGTLHIDELLPGMKLEAEVRGVHNRKLFPAGIVLGEQQIAIMKAWGVTEASVAGVSRKDISDQTPKMISPEIMIKATQIVDDSFQGKHVGNAFLEEFHRLCVLRTAKRIQDNTLAPMSEARLKALRARCEMPTPDEEQHTAASLVKSEVTLLSFPSVYTQILKELQSPACSARRMGEVVSRDPGLTAKILRLVNSPFYGFPSRIDTIERAITILGVNELTTLAIGISATSTFSNIPSSVLNMQHFWEHSVSCGTLARLIAGTKPGLSEERFFVAGLLHDIGMLLMLRAMPQSFCRALLLSRDRKIPLEQAEQEVCGFDHSEVGGLLLEAWGIPDSLTHMVRHHHAPLKSQPLLDAAIIQLGDMIALGLRSDDYGAFYAPDISPQVLEAIGLPPSSLEPIILQHGRQLSEMISLFIKES, via the coding sequence GTGGGCACACTGCATATCGACGAACTGCTCCCCGGCATGAAACTGGAAGCCGAAGTGCGAGGCGTGCACAACCGCAAACTCTTTCCTGCAGGCATTGTGCTTGGTGAACAGCAGATTGCCATAATGAAGGCATGGGGCGTAACGGAGGCCTCTGTTGCCGGAGTGAGCCGCAAGGATATATCGGATCAGACGCCCAAGATGATCTCACCGGAAATAATGATAAAAGCGACCCAGATTGTGGACGACTCCTTTCAGGGCAAACATGTGGGCAACGCCTTTCTCGAAGAATTTCACCGCCTGTGTGTCTTGAGGACAGCAAAACGGATTCAGGACAACACGCTGGCTCCCATGTCGGAAGCACGTCTCAAGGCCCTGCGCGCCCGATGCGAGATGCCCACTCCAGATGAGGAACAGCATACAGCCGCCTCGCTGGTGAAAAGCGAAGTGACGCTGCTCTCTTTTCCTTCCGTCTACACCCAGATTCTCAAGGAGTTGCAGTCTCCCGCCTGTTCCGCCCGCCGCATGGGCGAAGTCGTCAGCCGCGACCCCGGCCTCACGGCCAAGATCCTGCGTCTGGTGAACAGTCCCTTCTACGGGTTTCCTTCGCGGATCGACACCATTGAACGCGCCATCACCATTCTGGGCGTCAATGAGCTCACCACGCTGGCCATAGGCATTTCCGCCACCAGCACTTTTTCGAACATTCCCTCTTCCGTGCTCAACATGCAGCACTTCTGGGAACACTCCGTTTCCTGCGGCACGCTGGCACGCCTTATTGCCGGAACCAAACCCGGCCTCTCAGAAGAGCGTTTCTTTGTGGCCGGGCTGCTGCACGACATTGGCATGCTGCTCATGCTGCGCGCCATGCCGCAGTCATTCTGCAGGGCTTTGCTGCTCTCAAGGGACAGAAAAATTCCACTGGAACAGGCCGAGCAGGAAGTCTGCGGCTTCGATCACAGCGAGGTCGGAGGCCTGCTGCTGGAGGCATGGGGCATTCCCGACAGCCTCACCCACATGGTCCGCCACCATCATGCCCCGCTCAAGAGCCAGCCACTGCTGGACGCCGCCATCATCCAGCTTGGCGACATGATCGCACTGGGACTGCGCAGCGATGACTACGGCGCGTTCTATGCTCCGGACATCTCTCCGCAGGTG